The following are from one region of the Thiocapsa rosea genome:
- a CDS encoding DEAD/DEAH box helicase family protein produces the protein MTKTTSHQTPEQKARDAIDRQLIAAGWIVQNKGEIDFNAGRGIAVREYLTSVGPADYTLYVDQNALGVIEAKPEDWGHKITTIEDQSGGYANATLKWSKSTTPLPFVYESTGTITRFTDGRDPKPRSREVFTFHRPETLAEWASKPVTLRGRLQTLPRLLPAGLRDCQIGAIENLETSLHAARPRALIQMATGSGKTFTAITAVYRLLKHADAKRILFLVDTKNLGEQAEQEFMAFVPNDDNRKFTELYTVQRLTSSFVAKDSQVCISTIQRMYALLKDQPLDETAEETNPAEQSVKAKTPLPVAYNPKIPPEFFDVIIIDECHRSIYNLWRQVIEYFDAFLIGLTATPDSRTFGFFHKNVVSEYTHEQAVADGVNVGNEIYEIETKRTKEGGTLKVNQQVQRRERFTRRKRWEVQDQDETYSGKELDRSVVNPDQIRTVIKAYRDTLPQIFPGRQEVPKTLVFAKTDSHADDIIQMVREVFDEGNQFCKKVTYRAAQDRKDADGKVVETGEDPKAVLAQLRNDYNPRIAVTVDMIATGTDVKPLECLLFMRDVKSHNYFEQMKGRGTRTLGADDLRKVTPSATTAKTHYVIVDAVGVTKSLKTASRPLITKPSVSLKDLATGVMMGIRDEDTVSTLAGRLARLNKQLDPKDQAKIETAAGGVSLTAIVKALVDAIDPDRIEEQAREIAGAGEPADTERDQARDQLVGAAAQVFTGPLIALIDSIRRDKEQTIDHDNLDTLVRAEWAGDSAQNARVLTQDFEQYLAEHRDEIEALNIFFSQPARRAEVTYGMIQVLLERLREDRPKLAPLRVWQAYAALDETVPGTGAGNQPISELTALVGLIRRVCGIDPTLVPYSDTVRRNFQNWIMKHHSGAGEKFNEDQMAWLRMIRDHVAASFRLERDDLEMAPFDGFGGIGRMYQVFGEGMDEVIDELNEVLAA, from the coding sequence ATGACCAAGACCACAAGCCACCAAACGCCCGAGCAAAAGGCCCGCGACGCGATCGATCGACAGCTGATCGCCGCGGGCTGGATCGTACAAAACAAAGGCGAGATCGACTTCAACGCAGGCCGCGGTATTGCGGTTCGCGAGTATCTAACCAGCGTCGGCCCGGCGGACTACACGCTCTACGTCGACCAAAACGCGCTCGGTGTCATCGAAGCCAAGCCCGAGGACTGGGGCCACAAGATCACGACCATCGAGGATCAATCCGGCGGCTATGCCAATGCGACCCTGAAGTGGAGCAAGAGCACGACGCCCCTGCCCTTCGTCTACGAAAGCACCGGCACCATCACCCGCTTCACCGACGGGCGCGATCCCAAGCCGCGCTCACGCGAGGTCTTCACCTTCCATCGCCCGGAGACACTCGCCGAGTGGGCGTCCAAGCCCGTCACCCTGCGTGGCCGCCTCCAGACCCTGCCGCGGCTCCTGCCGGCAGGTTTGCGAGACTGCCAGATCGGTGCGATCGAGAATCTGGAAACCTCCTTGCATGCCGCTCGGCCGCGCGCCCTCATCCAGATGGCGACCGGCTCCGGCAAGACCTTCACCGCCATCACCGCCGTCTATCGGCTGCTGAAGCACGCCGATGCCAAACGCATCCTCTTTCTGGTGGACACCAAGAACCTGGGCGAGCAGGCCGAGCAGGAGTTCATGGCCTTCGTGCCGAACGACGACAACCGCAAGTTCACGGAGCTGTACACCGTGCAGCGGCTGACCTCCTCCTTCGTCGCCAAAGACAGCCAGGTCTGCATCAGCACCATCCAGCGCATGTACGCCCTGCTCAAGGACCAGCCGCTCGACGAGACCGCCGAGGAGACCAACCCGGCCGAGCAATCGGTCAAGGCCAAGACACCGCTGCCCGTCGCCTACAACCCCAAGATCCCGCCCGAGTTCTTCGATGTCATCATCATCGACGAGTGTCATCGCTCCATCTACAACCTCTGGCGCCAGGTCATCGAGTATTTCGACGCCTTCCTGATCGGCCTGACCGCCACCCCGGACAGCCGCACCTTCGGCTTCTTCCACAAGAACGTGGTGAGCGAATATACCCATGAGCAGGCCGTCGCGGACGGAGTGAACGTCGGCAACGAGATCTACGAGATCGAAACGAAGCGGACCAAGGAAGGCGGAACACTGAAGGTCAATCAACAGGTCCAGCGACGCGAGCGATTCACGCGCCGCAAACGGTGGGAGGTCCAGGACCAGGACGAGACCTACAGCGGCAAGGAGCTCGACCGCTCGGTCGTCAATCCCGACCAGATCCGCACCGTCATCAAAGCCTACCGGGACACGCTGCCGCAGATCTTTCCCGGTCGCCAAGAGGTGCCAAAGACGCTCGTCTTCGCCAAGACCGACAGCCACGCCGACGACATCATCCAGATGGTGCGCGAGGTCTTCGACGAGGGGAATCAGTTCTGCAAGAAGGTGACCTACCGCGCCGCCCAAGACCGCAAAGACGCCGACGGCAAGGTCGTCGAGACCGGCGAAGACCCCAAAGCCGTCCTCGCCCAGCTCCGCAACGACTACAACCCGCGCATCGCCGTGACCGTCGACATGATCGCCACGGGCACCGACGTCAAACCGCTCGAATGTCTGCTCTTCATGCGCGACGTGAAGAGTCACAACTATTTCGAGCAGATGAAGGGCCGCGGCACCCGCACCCTCGGCGCCGACGATCTGAGAAAGGTCACGCCCTCCGCGACCACGGCCAAGACCCACTATGTGATCGTCGATGCCGTCGGCGTCACCAAATCGCTCAAGACGGCCAGCCGACCGCTGATCACCAAGCCCTCGGTCTCGCTCAAGGACCTGGCCACCGGCGTCATGATGGGTATCCGCGACGAGGACACCGTCAGCACGCTGGCCGGTCGACTGGCCCGGCTGAACAAGCAGCTCGATCCGAAGGACCAGGCCAAAATCGAGACGGCCGCCGGCGGCGTCTCGCTCACCGCGATCGTCAAGGCGCTGGTCGATGCCATCGATCCGGACCGCATCGAAGAGCAGGCCCGCGAGATCGCCGGCGCCGGCGAGCCCGCCGACACTGAACGCGATCAGGCCCGAGACCAACTGGTCGGCGCCGCCGCGCAGGTCTTCACCGGCCCTTTGATCGCGCTGATCGACAGCATCCGACGCGACAAAGAGCAGACGATCGACCACGACAATCTCGACACCCTGGTACGCGCCGAATGGGCCGGCGACAGCGCCCAGAACGCGCGGGTCCTGACGCAGGACTTCGAGCAGTATCTCGCCGAGCACCGCGACGAGATCGAGGCGCTGAACATCTTCTTCAGCCAACCCGCGCGCCGTGCCGAAGTCACCTATGGCATGATCCAGGTCCTCTTGGAGCGACTGCGCGAGGATCGGCCCAAGCTCGCCCCGCTGCGCGTCTGGCAGGCCTACGCCGCTCTTGACGAGACCGTTCCCGGCACGGGCGCCGGCAACCAGCCGATCAGTGAGCTGACCGCCCTGGTCGGGCTCATCCGCCGCGTCTGCGGCATCGACCCGACACTCGTCCCCTATAGCGACACCGTCCGCCGGAACTTCCAGAACTGGATCATGAAACACCACAGCGGCGCGGGCGAGAAATTCAACGAAGACCAGATGGCCTGGCTGCGCATGATCCGCGATCATGTCGCCGCGTCTTTCCGGCTGGAGCGCGATGATCTGGAGATGGCCCCTTTCGATGGATTCGGCGGGATCGGGCGGATGTATCAAGTGTTTGGTGAGGGGATGGATGAGGTGATTGATGAGTTGAATGAGGTGCTTGCGGCGTGA
- a CDS encoding DUF6399 domain-containing protein: MDRAKHLHAVAQAQQDGQSQRAAVSGAGVARSTLRHWNASPAPSAPAALSAFVETPEGVVWLRRILVAAHWSIGEQGGAGVRVVCDFLERSGLSAFIGASYGAQQAFHAGLEEQIVTAATELRGTLAQAMPHRTLSIAEDETWKDGMRLVGIDAVSNFILLEHRSDERSAAAWTRALEGGLEGLNVTVVQGTSDEAKGLLAHVERDLGAHHATDLFHLQHEVSQAMSLSLKRAEQQAETAETEAKARWQDECAAEQAYHRRRHGPGRPPAFAARIDEALSAYVQASLAREQAHAHRAEAKALIGAFSEVDHPYEIQQGQAQTPEQLEARLGTLFARLEAIAEEADLSERLCAHLAKAKRLTQSLVATLTFFFMMVNTRVQALDLASAIEQAMLDDLIPALYLERVAARSTRAEPRHRLRALSAQRLAPLRQPSHPIQSLDPQTRHHLEQVAGECADLFQRSSSCVEGRNGFLALYQHGHHRLSPRKQQVLTALHNFAIKRPDGTTAAERFFAQPHPSLFEQVLERMPWPARPARRRPRPARQPYLVPVAA, encoded by the coding sequence TTGGATCGCGCCAAGCACCTGCATGCGGTGGCGCAAGCCCAGCAGGATGGGCAGAGTCAACGCGCGGCGGTCAGCGGCGCCGGCGTGGCGCGCAGCACCCTGCGTCACTGGAACGCGTCCCCTGCGCCATCGGCGCCGGCGGCGCTGTCGGCCTTCGTCGAGACGCCCGAGGGCGTGGTGTGGCTGCGCCGGATCCTGGTTGCCGCGCACTGGAGCATCGGCGAGCAGGGCGGCGCGGGCGTGCGCGTGGTCTGCGATTTTCTCGAGCGCAGTGGGCTGTCGGCATTCATCGGCGCCTCCTACGGTGCGCAGCAGGCGTTCCATGCCGGCTTGGAGGAGCAGATCGTCACCGCCGCCACCGAACTGCGCGGGACGCTGGCCCAAGCCATGCCCCATCGCACACTGAGCATCGCCGAAGATGAGACGTGGAAAGACGGCATGCGTTTGGTGGGCATCGATGCGGTCTCGAACTTCATCCTGCTCGAGCACAGGAGCGATGAGCGCTCGGCGGCGGCCTGGACACGGGCGCTCGAGGGTGGACTCGAGGGGCTGAATGTCACGGTGGTGCAAGGCACCAGCGATGAGGCCAAGGGGCTGTTGGCGCATGTCGAGCGTGATCTGGGCGCACACCATGCCACGGACCTGTTTCATCTGCAGCATGAGGTCAGCCAGGCGATGAGTCTGTCGCTGAAGCGCGCCGAGCAACAGGCCGAGACGGCGGAGACCGAGGCGAAGGCGCGCTGGCAAGACGAATGCGCCGCCGAGCAGGCCTATCATCGGCGCCGCCACGGCCCCGGGCGCCCGCCGGCGTTCGCCGCGCGCATCGACGAGGCGCTGAGCGCTTACGTCCAAGCCAGCCTTGCGCGCGAGCAGGCCCACGCGCACCGCGCCGAGGCCAAAGCCCTGATCGGTGCGTTCAGCGAGGTCGATCATCCCTACGAGATCCAACAGGGACAGGCGCAAACCCCCGAGCAGTTGGAGGCGCGTCTGGGAACGCTGTTTGCGCGCCTGGAGGCGATCGCCGAGGAAGCGGATCTTTCCGAGCGTCTCTGCGCACATCTGGCCAAGGCGAAGCGCCTGACTCAAAGCCTCGTCGCCACGCTGACCTTCTTCTTCATGATGGTCAACACCCGGGTGCAGGCGCTGGACCTGGCATCGGCCATCGAGCAGGCGATGCTCGACGATCTGATCCCGGCGCTTTATCTGGAGCGCGTCGCCGCACGCAGCACCCGCGCCGAGCCCCGTCATCGACTCCGAGCACTGAGTGCGCAGCGTCTCGCCCCGCTGAGGCAGCCCTCGCACCCGATCCAGTCGCTGGATCCGCAGACCCGTCACCATCTCGAGCAGGTCGCCGGGGAGTGTGCCGATCTGTTCCAGCGCAGCAGCTCCTGTGTCGAGGGACGCAACGGCTTCCTCGCGCTCTATCAGCACGGGCATCACCGACTCAGTCCGCGCAAGCAGCAGGTCTTGACCGCCCTGCACAACTTTGCGATCAAGCGGCCCGACGGCACCACGGCCGCCGAGCGCTTCTTCGCTCAACCCCACCCATCCTTGTTCGAGCAGGTGCTCGAGCGCATGCCCTGGCCCGCCCGACCGGCCCGACGACGACCGCGCCCGGCAAGGCAGCCTTACCTCGTTCCTGTGGCGGCTTAG